The sequence below is a genomic window from Chondrinema litorale.
CGTCGGCTGAGGTGGCGGTTGCTTTTGCCGATAGTTTAGAAGCCAGTAAAATTGCCGGAATGTATCGCTTTAATAGATGGTCTTACGATTTTCAACTAATTGGTGGTAAAATAGCAAGAGATTGGATGTTGGGCTTCGGCTGGTCTGGTCAGTTAGGAACTGCCGGATTTAAAGGGGAACTTACATGGCTGCAACCCAGAAAAAAAGAGTTTGAAGAAGACGCTGCTGTTGTAGCCACTGTATCGGTAGATTATACTTTTAAGAATCAGTTATATCTGCAATCAGAAGTGATTTTTAATAGCAGTGGTTCTTCTGGCAGTCCCGGAGCATTCAATTTCTTTCAACAATTAAGTACACGAAACCTAAGTCTTACCAAGTTTTCTTTTTTTCTACAGAGTTCTTATCCAATTACTCCTTTAATTTCAGCAGGCTTGGCAGGAATTTATAGTCCGAATGATCAGTCTGCTTTTATCGGTCCTTCTTTCGATTTTTCTTTGAGCGATAATCTAGGTTTTTTACTCACAGGTCAGGTTTTTAGTGGCGACGAAGAGTCTCAATATGGTAGTGCCGGCACCATAATTTATTCCAGACTTAAATGGAGTTTCTAATTATTTACCTCTCTGAAGCTGAAATTCTCAGTAGAATTGAAATTTTAAGAAAAATTGTCGCTGTTTTTTTTGTTGAGGTTGGTCCAGTTTTCTGAAATTTTTAGCTTTGCACATGACAGAAAAAATTTACATCTTCGATTTTGGTTCACAGTACACCCAACTGATAGCAAGAAGGGTTAGAGAGCTGAACGTATATTGCGAAATTCATCCCTATAACCATTTACCAGTAATTGACAAAGAGGTAAAAGGAATTATTCTTTCAGGTAGTCCGCATTCTGTTTTCGATAATGATGCTCCTTCAATAGAACTAGATTCGTTACGTGGCGAACTTCCGGTATTAGGTGTTTGCTATGGCGCGCAGCTTACTGCATTCGAAGCTGGTGGAAAGGTAGTTCGTTCTGAAACTAGAGAATACGGCAGAGCCAATTTAGAATTTATAAATGATCGCAATCCATTATTAAGACATATCACAGCTAAGTCTCAGGTGTGGATGTCGCACGGTGATACTATTAAAGAGTTACCAGAAGATTTTACCATTATTGCCAGTACCAAAGATGTGAAAGTAGCAGCTTTCCAAGTAGAAGGCGAAGAAACTTACGGCATTCAGTTTCACCCAGAAGTAACGCATTCTACCGAAGGGGAACAGTTATTGAAAAACTTCTTAGTAGATATCTGTGGATGCGCACAAGACTGGACACCTGCACATTTTGTAGAAGATACCATTGCTGATCTTAAAGAAAAATTAGGCAACGATAAAGTAGTAATGGGACTTTCTGGTGGGGTTGATTCCTCAGTAGCTGCGATGCTTTTACACAGAGCTATTGGTGAAAACCTTTATTGCATTTTTGTAGACAATGGCTTGTTGAGAAAAGATGAGTTCGAAACCGTGCTTCATTCTTATGAAGACATGGGACTCAATGTAAAAGGTGTAGATGCCAAAGATGCATTTTATAAAGAATTAAGTGGAGTAACAGACCCTGAGCAAAAAAGAAAAGTAATAGGTAGGGTTTTTATTGAAGTATTTGACGATGAGTCTCATAAAATTGAAGATGTTAAATGGTTAGGTCAAGGTACAATTTATCCTGATGTAATCGAGTCAGTTTCAGTAAAAGGACCTTCGGCTACCATTAAATCTCATCACAATGTAGGTGGTTTGCCAGATTTTATGAAATTAAAAGTAGTTGAGCCACTAAACACCTTGTTTAAAGATGAGGTAAGAAGGGTAGGAAAAGAGTTAGAAATTAAACAAATTATTCTTGGCAGACACCCATTCCCAGGCCCT
It includes:
- the guaA gene encoding glutamine-hydrolyzing GMP synthase, translating into MTEKIYIFDFGSQYTQLIARRVRELNVYCEIHPYNHLPVIDKEVKGIILSGSPHSVFDNDAPSIELDSLRGELPVLGVCYGAQLTAFEAGGKVVRSETREYGRANLEFINDRNPLLRHITAKSQVWMSHGDTIKELPEDFTIIASTKDVKVAAFQVEGEETYGIQFHPEVTHSTEGEQLLKNFLVDICGCAQDWTPAHFVEDTIADLKEKLGNDKVVMGLSGGVDSSVAAMLLHRAIGENLYCIFVDNGLLRKDEFETVLHSYEDMGLNVKGVDAKDAFYKELSGVTDPEQKRKVIGRVFIEVFDDESHKIEDVKWLGQGTIYPDVIESVSVKGPSATIKSHHNVGGLPDFMKLKVVEPLNTLFKDEVRRVGKELEIKQIILGRHPFPGPGLGIRILSDITPEKVRILQEVDHIFIKGLKDYGLYDDVWQAGVMLLPVQSVGVMGDERTYENVVALRAVASLDGMTADWVHLPYDFLAEVSNKIINRVKGVNRVVYDISSKPPATIEWE